TGGAGTCCGCAGTCGGGACCCACCTCGGATACAGCGATTGGCACGCGGTGACCCAGGAACAGATCGATCGCTTCGCCGATGCCACCGGGGATCATCAATGGATCCATGTGGATCCCGCGAAAGCCGCCGCCGGACCGTTCGGCACCACCGTCGCACACGGGTTTCTCACCCTCTCGATGGTGCCGATGCTGGCCGGACAGGTGTATGCGGTGCGGGGCTTGTCGATGGGCGTCAACTACGGCACCGACAAGGTGCGATTCCCGGCTCCGGTCCCGGCCGGCTCCCGGATCCGAGCCGGTGTCGAGCTGGTTTCGCTCGTGCCGGGCACGATCGGGTCGCAGGCGGTGATCCGAGTGACGGTGGAGCTCGAGGGCTCGGACAAGCCCGCGTGTGTGGCCGAGACGGTCGCGGTGCTGGTGCCGTGATGGCCGATCCGGAACTCGGCCCCAATCTGTTCGGCGAACAAGAGGAGATCACGTGACGACTACCCAGCAGGTGCGGCTGGCGAAACGGCCTTCGGGGCTGCCCGACGCGGGCACATGGAACCTGACAACCGAGGAACTGCCCGCGCTGTCCCCGGGCCAGATCCTGGTCAAGGTGGACTTCATCTCGCTCGATCCGGCCATGCGCGGGTGGCTGAACGACGTGCGCTCCTATGTCCCGCCGGTCGGTGTCGGGGAGGTCATGCGGGCG
Above is a genomic segment from Nocardia sputorum containing:
- a CDS encoding MaoC family dehydratase; protein product: MRVFQGLSELESAVGTHLGYSDWHAVTQEQIDRFADATGDHQWIHVDPAKAAAGPFGTTVAHGFLTLSMVPMLAGQVYAVRGLSMGVNYGTDKVRFPAPVPAGSRIRAGVELVSLVPGTIGSQAVIRVTVELEGSDKPACVAETVAVLVP